AACATGCAGCTGGGTGGCTAATGTAGTGATTACTGACTAATATAATAACTGTATTGGGGAGTTTTCTTAGATAAGTGTCTTTCTCATATTATAGATCTAGTAAAGACAGCAAAGCTGTCTCATGGGATACTGGTCTACAGAGTTGGCAGGGGAGGAGACAGGCGAGAAAAGACAAGTAGAGAACATAAAGCGCTACAAACAACCTTTTGCTAAAGCTGTTTCTGGTATACACCTGTAAATATAGGTGATCACTAAAAGCCTTTGCAAgtgttaaaaaataagtaaataaatatcagAAAGCACCCATGTATTAAAGTAATACTTCGCCAAGCCTTGGTTTCCGTTTTCATAAACATCCATACTTGCTAAGCCATGCCATGAGCTGGATCTCTGAGTAGGAaggaggtctctctctctctattttttttttttctttttttgtggtgttggggtttgaactcagggcctacaccttgagccactccaccagcccttttttctgtgaagggtttttttaagatagggtctcactatttgcctgggctggctttgaactgcagttctcctgatctctgcctcctgattagctaggattataaatgggagccactggcgcctgaccTGAAGGTCTCTCTTAAATAGTCTTACTAGACCAGGAAGGAGGGCAGGAGGGTTGAGGAAaaagactgttttctttcttagttttggaaaggagttactgggaattgaactcacgCATCATGCTTGCTTCCAGgtgagccacgcccccaggccattttttttcttttttcagacagggtttcactatgcagcccaggctggcaaactctccatcctgctgcctccatctcctaagtagccaggattacaggcttgcaccgcCATCCACACCCAGGCCAGGACCATCGTCATAACCGCACAATGCTGATGCCAGTAAGAGGCAGGACATTTGAACAGATCTTCCATTCAATCTGTGCCTCCACTCCTTGACACTGGAGCAGGTCCCCATTTTGCACAGGAAAAgagtgaggctcagagaagtgaagaCACTGGCCCAGGACGCACAGCCACAAAGCAGAAAATCAAGAGTTGGGTCAGACAGCGTTGAGCACCAGAGCGTGCTCAGGACGGCACCCTGTTCTGAGCAGTGCTCACTTTGCCTCCCCTTCATTTCCATGGTCATGACCAACACACCTTTCTCCTGGGCAAGGCAATGGGCCTCCCGCCTCCTGGACATACCCCCGAAATTGTTCTACGATGCCCCTTGATTCTGGTCACTCTCCCGTTCCACAGCTGTATGGCTCCCCAGTACAGCAGGACCTCCATCACTGTCACAATGCCCCAGGCCTGGCCTTTCCCTCCTGACCCGGCATATCCCACTTCTCAGGGCAAGAACCGCACAGCATAGCAGTTAATACTGAAGGCTCTGCAGCTCCAAATCCCACCTCTCCAACACACAAGCTGTGCGACTTCAGGTAAGTGACATAATAGCTCTGTgcctgttttcccatctgtaaccTCAGGAACCAGTTAGTTCCCACCTTACAGGATGTCTATCAAGACTCAAAAGGTCGATCTGGGACCAGGATTTGGCACGGGTGCCCAGTGAGTACCTAAACACCATTAGGGATGGGAAATACTCTCTAAACACATTCAGCTGAGTttgctgcctcaggacctttgcctCAGCTGTTCCTTTTTACCCTTTCACAAGCACTGTCTGAGTAGCGTCCTGTGCCTGCCCTCTGAGATGAGCTCAGCACTGGACAACCCCTAGTCCTGCCATCGCATTGCTCTCTACCTTCTAGGCAAGTGGTCCGGAGGTCCGTGTCCAGCCCGCCCTGGATGATGGCAAACAGGTTCTGCTTATCGGTTTGCCGGTGGGCAGCAATGCACCGGTCCAGCCAGCGGATTGATCTGTAAGAGGGTTGTGTCGTGAGCCCTAGGGGCTGGGCAGAAGGGAGGGGGACGAAGCAGCAGGACCCAGTTGCCCTCTCCCGACACGAGTGTGCACCTGTGCATGGCCTCCTCCACACGAGGGCCCGTCACAGTGCTGCTGACCACATCATCCAGCTGCATCATGATGTCTGAGCCTGAGGGGGAGATAGGACACTGTCACTGCAACGTCCCCACCTCTTATTGGGGACAGGATAGACTTCAAGAGCCTCTGTGGGAAATGACTGAATCCCAGGCAGCCATCTTAAACAGTTTATACAGCAGTCTCaggaagctctttttttttttttttttttttttttaaagagatgtgGTCTTactctgtaacccaggctggccttgagctcacaacccctcagcctcccaagtgctaggatttcagGGTGGGGCACCACCCTACCTGGCTTagaagaacttttggaaatgtacATCTGATCTTGTCTCCCCCAGCATAAAATCCTTATCCCATCACATAAACTAAAATCCCAAGATACACAAAGTGACTCCTCACTGGGAGGTGTGTGGTCAAGACAGGGAAACCAAGCATCTGTTAACCAGGGTGTCCTAAAATAAACTGTGGTCAATACCCTAACGGAGGGGGAGGGTTTCCTTCCTGCAATTCCAAAATCCAGAGACCTCTCAAAGTCAAATGCTTTCATGGGCTGGGGTtgtggttcagtggcagagcacgtACTTCGAGtgaatgaagccctgaggtccATCTCCAGCATCaactaaaaaaaatgtaaaactacatACTGCTGtgtatagtggtgcacacctgtaatcccagcactcaagagtaAGAGAAAGGAGGACTCTGTATTCCAGGCCAGATTAGCCTACATAGCCTCAAAATATAGTCTCAAAACAGGCAAGATTGGGCTTGTACAGAGGTGTGGCTATAGACACAGTCTctaaacagacagaaagagagagaaatagaaaacaaagagaaaaaagaagtcaaaagcTGTTTTTTAGAAAAGATCAACAGTGTCAAAATCAATTAACCCTGCTAGATAGATCATAAATTATCCgtataagccaggcaccagtggctcacacctgtaatcctagctactcaggaggcagagatgaggaggatcgaggttcaaagccagcccaagcttccagagaccttatctcgaaaaaaaaaaaaaaaaatcacaaaaaagggctcaagcagtagagcaactgcctagcaagcttgggcttgaggtcctgagttcaaaccccagtaccaccaaaaaaagtaaaaacaaaaccagacagagtagctcacacccataattccagctactggcaaggcagagattgggaggatagaggttccagACAAGGTGGTGCAAAAATTTCCTAagacctcaaccaataaaaactgggcatggtggcacacccctGTCTTCaaagctatgtgggaagcataaacaggaggatcaaggtacaGGCTGTCAAGGGCATGAACTTCAgaacctattggaaaaataactgaagcaaaagggctgcaggtgtagctcaagtggtagcatgcacaaggccctgagctcaaacctcaataGTTTCCCTCCCCACAAAAAGATAAAGATGAGGGGAATTGGTGAactgatgtggtggtgcacacctgtaatcccagaatttaggaAATTGACATAGGATGATTTGGAGTTCAAAATTAGCCTAGGTTTACATAGAAGAGTTGGGGATACTGCTGGAGATAAAGAACCCCAAGCTTCCCCATCTCCTCTGTGTTGTCACTATTTAACTTGTCATTAAAAGAAATAACAGGAGCTGCAGGCGTGGTTTAAGCAGTTGGGCACCTGCcttccaagtgcaaagccctgagttcagatcccactactacaaaaaaaaaaaaaaaacctagattcacacctgtaatcctggcaaattgggaggctgtgattgggaggatcatggtttgacgccagcctggggaaatagtctgagaaaccccatctctaaaataaccagggcaaaatggactaggGGTGCGGCTCAAGCAATCAAGCACCTGATTTGTAAGTGCTAAGCCAGTCCCaaccaaaaataataacagaaataattataataatagagGCACCTCCACACTGCGCTGGGATCTGCCGACATTACTTCATTTATTCTTGTCAACAGTTCTGCCAAGGGCGTGTTCGTTCCACTGAAGCTCAGGGAGGGCGAGTGACTTGCCCAAGCCGCCCAGCAAGGCCAGCGCCACCTACACCCCTACAGGCAGGTGAACGGGCGGCTCCCCCCGCCCCGCTCACCCAGCGCGTTCTGGATCTCCACGGACCTCTCCGGGCTCAGAAGGGTCTCATCGCCGTCATAGGGGGAGCGGAAGCGGACGCCCTCCTCCGTCACCTCGGACAGGGCCACCAGGGACACCATCTGGAAGCCGCCGCTGTCCTGGGGGAAGCCCCACGGCAGGGCTGtcaggggtggtggtggaggacTCACCCCAGAGAGGGCATCCTTGGGTCCCGACCCCATCCACTCACCGTCAGCAGATTGTGGGGCCAGTTCATGAAGCCGTGGAGACCGTGGGCTTTCTGGATCAGCTCAGGGCCCTGGGATGGAGGAAGAAAGTGTCTGCTTGCAGGTAAGCCCAACTCTCGTGGCCTGTGTTTGGGGACATCTCAGGTCCCCGCAGCTCTTTCATGCCCACCGCAAGGCCTGGGCAACCGGGACGCGTTCGTTGATTGACTTTTGGTGGTGTGTCCAAGCTGGGTAATGCCAGAGGGCTTCACGCCCCCTGCCAACCTCCCGAGCGCGAGTTCACTCACCGGCCTCAGACCCAGATGGTAGGTGTTGCCCAAACAGATGCGGCAGCCCAGGTCGTCCAGCTGCTCGGCTGTGATACCCTTCATGGTGGCCTGCGTGCCCACTGGCATGAACACTGGAGTGGACACCGTTCCGTGCGGTAGCCGCAGTTCGCCTGCTCGGGCCCTGGACCGACTGCATTCGGCCACTAGCCGCATTATCCGCGGAGCCGACTCCAGGGAAGTTGGAGTGGCCGCGGCCGCCGCCATCTTGACTGCGCGAACCACGTGAGGCAAGGAGCACCGTGGGCAGCGCCATACTGGCAGCGATCACGTGGTGCGCGGGGCGGGGCCGAAATCCAGGAGCGCGTCGGGGGACCATGGCAACCGACGCCTACGCGCAGGTCGCTGCTGGATGCAGCTTGCGCTCCCTGCAGCCGCAAGCTAACTGGAAGAATTGGAATTGTAGGTACAAATCCCATCCGTGCCACTTTTCGCTCTATAGTCAAAACTTCTCTGAGCCATATTTTTCCCCTTTATAAAGTATGGCGAATTATAGTATCTCGGATTAAGACTGAATGAAGATAGATGTAGACGTGAGAGCCTGATCCTCGCTTTGGTCTTGTTCATACTTTTAACGTGCGAGCTTGGAACAGGACCTAGTATGTAgcaagtactcaataaaaaaaaacttattcaaTAAAAGAAGGAATCCCAGATTTAAAAAGGAGAGAGCTGccggcgccagtggctcacgcctgtaatcctagctactcagagggcagagatcaggaggatcgtggttcgaggaCAGCCAGGGaagatagttcacaagaccctatctcgaaaaaagctcatcacaaaaagggctggaggagtggctcaagatgtaggccctgaattcaaatcctagtgccgCAAAAAAAAGAGCTAATGCGCAGAACCTGTCCGCATTTATTCACTCACTCAGTGTACAACTATGTATTTTCCCCACTCTGCCGGACTTCAGGCCGCACAGAAGTGAGGGAGGCTGGCTGAGTCGCGGATTTATTGAGCGCTGTTATGTGTTGCATAAACGCTGTTGTTGGAAGTGGAGCTGATATCTTAGCGGCCAGCAGAGAGCGCCATTGTCCCGAGACACTTCCAAGgagatctcagcttcctaaatcGGGCTGCTCCAGGGCAAGACCATCTCTCTGGAAGTCTTAAAACTTCTTATCTTTTGACAAAGGCTAAAGATGCCAGTTTCTCAGGATGGTGAAGCTTCACCAGTGCAGCAGCAAGGCTTCCAAATCTTCACCCCGGACTGGTTGTGGAGCTCAGgttgtgcaaggctctgggttcccaCCACAGCACTCCATACACACACCCAAGGAGATGCAACTCAGGGTCTCTGCACTTGCTGTGGCCTGTCTGAAATACTCATTCTCTCTGAGTTTCCTATGCATAGCTTGTGATTGTGACACCTCCATCACTATGTCACATCATTTATAATTAATGTGCTTTTAAATACTTGTGTACATTGAcaatgctctttttgtttttgaatgctactggggattgaacccagggcctcctgcttgctacgcaggtgctctaccacctgagccatacctccaaccctattgtgggtttttttttttttttttgggtgggactaggatttgaacccagggctttgcacttgcaaagcaggtgctctactgcaaaagccacacctccacacccccttgttgtgttttttgagacagtgtcccactaactttttcctaaactggcctagaactctccatccttctgcctctgtcaaTGAACCACGGCCAGATCTGACAGTGCCTAAATTTCTATCCTCAGCCCAGAACTCTCTGAACTCCTGACACCTTTGCAGATGACTCCTTGACCTCTCTTCTGGTTGTCTTTAAGCATCCAAATGTTGTATGTCTGAAGCAGGGCCTCTGATTGTCCCCTGGACTTTAGCTCACCCTCCATCACACACATCTTTAGTTCAGGACTCAAACTTCAGGATGGTCCTTGACTTCTCACTGTCTTTCACTCTCTATATCTCGCTTGTTGGAAATTCCTGGCAGCTctgttttcaaaatgtatttacaaTTAATCACTTCACACCTCCTCCATAGTCTTCATTCTAGTCCAACCACCAACATGTCTTGCCTGGACCATTGCAGTAGTCTTGTCACTGCTCTTTAATCCCTatactatatataatacatatttttacatatatatatatgtactttttttttttgcgacactggggttttgaactcagggcctacaccttgagccactccaccaactcttccatttttgtgaagggtttttcaagagtcttgtgaactatttgcccaggctgactttgaacctcaatcctcctgatctctgcctcctgagtagctaggattacaggtgtgagccactggcacccaggtcCCTATACTATATTcttgatgacattttttttttctttttttgagacaaggtctccctatggagtccaggctggcctcaaactcgcaattcttctgcctcagcattggaagtactgggattacagtcatgctccaccacacccagtttgatGACATTTTAAAGGAAGTGCTTTCAACATTTCACTCTTTGTTATTaaggaagatttttaaatttttattgattccAACAATCTTTGCCTTTTACTGTCTAGTCCctttttttgacacaggatctatgtatcccaggctggcctccaacttgtgatcctctcaAATGCTGGAATTCCAGCTACAGATGTGGGACCttgattcatttccttttcttttttttggggggggggaggggtactggagtttgaacacagcctcacttgctaggcaggtgctctagcacttgagtgactctaccagtcctgttctgtgctgggtattttcgagatagggtcttgagaactatgtgtccgggctggctttgaaccacagtactcctgatctctgcctcctgagtagctggaggcGTGAGCCAGTGACACCTGGCTTGATTCTATCTTCTTACAAGCAAATATAGTGTACACCAACAATCCTTAATGGTACCCTTTGCTCATTGTGACACAGGTTTCTTCATGGTGCTCTTTGGGGTGTCATTCCTGGCTGTATAGATACAAGTCCTGCTTCTCTGCCCTTCCTGGAGAGCTCCGTGCAAATGGCCTTCTTTAGTATACACTGTTCAAACAGAGAAACGTACAGGCAATTCcaactgatttctttctttcctttttgagacaaggactcctacatagcccaggctgacctccaacttaTGATCCTCCAGCATCCACCTcacaagtactgggattacagatttacCACCATGACTGGTTCTTACAGTGACTTGACTTAGGATTTTTCAGCTTTATTGGGGTATGAAAACAATATGCGTTCAGTACAAGCCATACTTCCAAGTTTGAATTTTACTCTTTTCAGGATCCATCAATATATACTATAGGAAACTGGCTCAGGAGGCTGGAGTCATGTGGCCATAGGGATGAACACATAGCACTGTAGACTGTTGTGTTCCCAATGTGCTTTGGCTACTGGGGCTGGGGGTGTTTGTTTTTGGCGATCCTGCgctttgaactcagccttgagCTTGTGGATGttctggggttttttggtttgaagggactggggtttgaacttaggtgctttaccacttgagcacacctccagtccattttgctctggttattttggatctgaggtcttgagaactatttgcttgggctggcctccaaccaagatccttctgatctcagcctcccaagtagccaggaccaCAGGCATGAGCGACTAGTACcgtttcattctttcattcatgttgtagcacGTATCAGAGGACCACAGGCATGAGCGACTAGTACcgtttcattctttcattcatgttgtagcacGTATCAGTGAACTACATTCATTTTTATGCTCAAACATTAATCAAACTATATggatgtaccacatttttttagtatctttttttttcagacgggatctcactatttagcccaggttggcctactATGATTctcccctctctgcctcctgagtactgggattacaggcatttattACCATTCCTGGTGATGTATCATTTTGAATATCCACTCACGGTCGTTGAGTTGTTCCCATTTTTGGCAACTATGAATAATGGTTCTGTGATCATTCACATAGAGGTCTTGCTGTGTCTTCCACTCACTTGGGTTACAGTGGAATTCCTAGGTCACATGGTGATtctatatataacattttaagaGCCACCATTTCTTGggaaggtgctggggattgaaccgagCGTCTCTTAACATGCTAAGCCCATATTCTACAACTGAGCTAGACTCCCAGCGTtcaacttattatttttttttttggtggtactggggcttgaactaagggcctacaccttgaaccactccaccagtcctttttgtgatgggattttttgagttgggtcttgtgaactacttgcccaggctggcttagaacctcgatcctcctgatctctgtctcctgagaagctaggattacaggcatagccactggtgcccggtgaCACTGAGATTTATTGACTAACAATTGCTGAGCTAATGAGGAGAGATCAGGGGCTGAAGCCAGTCCTGTATCTGCGCCATGATGCTGCCTTTTCCACAGAGCCTCCTCCTAAAAGAGAAGGAATGCAGTCCAGGTCAGTGGTGAGACTTGCAGCCAGAGAAACCTGGGAAGAGATTTGTGCTCTGCAACTCGGCCAGGTGACTTTGGACAGGCAAATACTGATGTCTGGGCCTTGGGctccttttgtttcattttccttcagacaaggtctcattatgtaacccagactggcctcaatctCATTATACTACTGACTTAGTCTccagagggctgggattacaggtgtgtatctgTACTACCATGCTGGATTGAGATTTGGTTTTCATACCTTTAAAATCGGCTTGCTGGGCACAGTTGCTCAGGAAACAGGCAGGAGAATCGCTTGTACCCAGGGTCCACAGACAataccatgtctcaaaaacaaaatagctacttggaaggctgagattgggaagatcatggttcaaggccagcctgggcaaacagtttgcaagacccgtctccaaaataacttgag
The sequence above is drawn from the Castor canadensis chromosome 14, mCasCan1.hap1v2, whole genome shotgun sequence genome and encodes:
- the Qtrt1 gene encoding queuine tRNA-ribosyltransferase catalytic subunit 1, translated to MAAAAATPTSLESAPRIMRLVAECSRSRARAGELRLPHGTVSTPVFMPVGTQATMKGITAEQLDDLGCRICLGNTYHLGLRPGPELIQKAHGLHGFMNWPHNLLTDSGGFQMVSLVALSEVTEEGVRFRSPYDGDETLLSPERSVEIQNALGSDIMMQLDDVVSSTVTGPRVEEAMHRSIRWLDRCIAAHRQTDKQNLFAIIQGGLDTDLRTTCLEEMTKRDVPGFAIGGLSGGESKAQFWKMVALSTSKLPKDKPRYLMGVGYATDLVVCVALGCDMFDCVYPTRTARFGSALVPTGNLQLKKKQYAKDFGPIDPECTCPTCRKHSRAFLHALLHSDNTAALHHLTIHNIAYQLQLMSAVRASIVEQRFPDFVRNFMRTMYGDHTFCPTWATEALASVGITLS